A genomic region of Persephonella marina EX-H1 contains the following coding sequences:
- a CDS encoding RusA family crossover junction endodeoxyribonuclease, which produces MNIYFLSFIPPSKANRVKINLRAFSKSGKRYIVPKDVSLKINRAIWELQKQSSGEPLKDPVEIKIDFILPDRRRRDLDNIMKTLGDCLVYAGIIEDDNLIFKQTLEKHIIKGKEGVIIRLKKYNERRLSEKELNKLEGFKRMIDGNND; this is translated from the coding sequence ATGAATATATACTTTTTATCCTTTATTCCTCCCTCAAAGGCTAACAGGGTAAAAATAAATTTAAGAGCTTTTTCAAAATCTGGGAAGAGATACATTGTTCCCAAAGATGTTTCACTGAAAATAAACAGAGCTATATGGGAGTTACAGAAACAGAGTAGTGGAGAACCCTTAAAGGATCCCGTAGAGATAAAGATTGATTTTATACTTCCTGATAGAAGGAGAAGGGATCTTGATAATATAATGAAAACCCTTGGTGACTGTCTCGTATACGCTGGAATAATAGAAGATGACAATCTTATATTTAAACAGACTCTTGAAAAACATATAATTAAAGGAAAAGAGGGGGTTATTATCAGATTAAAAAAATATAACGAAAGGAGATTATCGGAAAAAGAGCTAAATAAGCTTGAAGGATTCAAGAGGATGATAGATGGAAATAATGATTGA
- a CDS encoding sulfurtransferase — translation MKKLKFLVASVAGSLTFSMAASAADFLIWVDDAHKLLGKPDVRFVDGDSPKKFKEGHIPGSVNAFAHDLHYLEDIRKCDGLPMCPDRAAEFIGKVLGIDNNTTVIAYDDGRGPNASGVWFFLSLYGVKDVKMMDGGFATWESKGYEVEKGEGKKPSPKTFKVNVNRDMIATKEEVLKAVEDIKKNGKNSQYFILDARRFAEYTGKKLLDALEKPGKHITVARGGHIPGAVFFEWKKVAGNSKGKPGKHLFKPLKKLKKAFYKKLGKKGLTPDKTVITYCHVGLGRGSFIYAALKLVGHKKAKVYVGSWDEWGNTPELPVEK, via the coding sequence ATGAAGAAATTAAAATTTCTCGTCGCCTCGGTGGCAGGATCATTAACATTCTCTATGGCAGCATCAGCTGCAGACTTCCTGATCTGGGTGGATGACGCTCACAAGCTATTAGGAAAGCCTGACGTCAGGTTTGTTGATGGGGATTCACCTAAAAAGTTCAAGGAAGGACATATCCCTGGATCTGTAAATGCATTTGCTCACGATCTCCACTACCTTGAGGATATCAGAAAGTGTGACGGTCTCCCTATGTGTCCTGATAGAGCTGCTGAGTTTATAGGAAAGGTTCTTGGCATTGATAACAATACAACTGTGATAGCTTATGATGATGGTAGAGGCCCTAACGCATCAGGTGTATGGTTTTTCCTCTCCCTCTACGGTGTTAAAGATGTAAAAATGATGGATGGTGGATTTGCCACATGGGAAAGTAAAGGTTATGAAGTTGAAAAAGGTGAAGGCAAAAAGCCATCTCCAAAAACATTCAAGGTTAATGTTAACAGAGATATGATCGCTACTAAAGAGGAAGTTTTAAAGGCTGTTGAGGACATAAAGAAGAACGGAAAGAACAGCCAGTACTTCATACTTGATGCGAGAAGGTTTGCAGAATATACAGGTAAAAAGCTTTTAGATGCCCTTGAAAAACCAGGAAAGCATATAACTGTTGCTAGAGGTGGGCATATTCCAGGAGCTGTTTTCTTTGAGTGGAAAAAGGTTGCTGGAAACTCAAAAGGAAAGCCAGGGAAACATCTTTTCAAACCATTAAAGAAACTCAAAAAAGCATTTTATAAAAAGTTAGGTAAAAAGGGTCTCACTCCTGACAAAACTGTTATCACATACTGCCATGTTGGTCTCGGAAGAGGATCGTTTATCTACGCAGCACTTAAACTTGTTGGACATAAGAAGGCTAAAGTTTATGTAGGATCATGGGACGAATGGGGTAACACTCCAGAACTTCCAGTTGAAAAATAA